One part of the Panthera leo isolate Ple1 chromosome D4, P.leo_Ple1_pat1.1, whole genome shotgun sequence genome encodes these proteins:
- the LOC122204421 gene encoding olfactory receptor 13C4, with amino-acid sequence MDRINKTFVKEFILLGLSGYPKLEIIFFSLILVMYLVILTGNGVLIIASIFDSRLHTPMYFFLGNLSFLDICYTSSSVPSTLVSLISKKRNISFSGCAVQMFFGFAMGSTECFLLGMMAFDRYVAICNPLRYPIIMSKVVYVLMASVSWLSGGINSIVQTSLAMQLPFCGNNIINHFLCEILAVLKLACADITLNYVTLAVSNMAFLVLPLIVIFFSYMFILYTILRMNSATGRRKAFSTCSAHLTVVIIFYGTIFFMYAKPKSQDHLQNDNLQATEGLISMFYGVVTPMLNPIIYSLRNKDVKAAVKYLLNWKTVNQ; translated from the coding sequence ATGGATAGGATAAACAAGACATTTGTGAAAGAATTCATTCTTCTAGGACTCTCTGGTTACCCAAAActtgagatcatttttttttctctaattctaGTAATGTATCTAGTGATTCTAACTGGTAATGGTGTTTTGATCATAGCAAGCATCTTTGATTCTCGTCttcacacccccatgtacttcttcctgggcAACCTGTCTTTCCTGGATATCTGCTATACATCCTCCTCTGTTCCCTCAACTTTGGTGAgcttaatttcaaagaaaaggaacatttccTTCTCTGGATGTGCAGTGCAGATGTTCTTTGGGTTTGCAATGGGGTCAACAGAATGTTTCCTCCTTGGCATGATGGCTTTTGATCGCTATGTAGCCATCTGTAACCCTCTGAGATACCCCATCATCATGAGCAAGGTGGTGTATGTACTGATGGCTTCTGTGTCATGGCTCTCTGGTGGAATCAACTCAATTGTGCAAACATCTCTTGCCATGCAGTTGCCTTTCTGTGGGAATAATATTATCAATCATTTCTTATGTGAGATATTAGCTGTCCTCAAGCTAGCTTGTGCTGATATAACCCTCAATTATGTTACCCTAGCAGTTTCAAATATGGCATTCCTGGTTCTTCCACTGatagtcatttttttctcctatatgtTCATCCTTTACACCATCTTGAGAATGAACTCAGCCACAGGGAGACGCAAAGCCTTTTCCACCTGTTCAGCACATCTGACTGTGGTGATCATATTTTATGGTACCATCTTCTTCATGTATGCCAAGCCCAAGTCTCAAGACCACCTTCAGAATGACAATTTGCAAGCTACGGAGGGGCTTATTTCCATGTTTTATGGGGTAGTGACCCCCATGCTAAATCCTATAATCTATAGCTTgagaaataaagatgtaaaagCTGCTgtgaaatatttgctgaattggAAAACTGTTAACCAATAA